The DNA region CCACACCCGTTCCCATACCGAACACGGAAGTTAAGCTCTTCAGCGCCAATGGTAGTTGGGGGTTTCCCCCTGCAAGAGTAGGACGTCGCCGGGCATTACTTTTTATCATATTTTTGCTAACTGAACATATGATTTAAAGAGTAACTTATTATCGTCAAGATTTATTTTCTTATCGTCGCGGGGTGGAGCAGTCTGGTAGCTCGTCGGGCTCATAACCCGAAGGTCGCAGGTTCAAATCCTGTCCCCGCAATTTGCTTTAAATTAATGAAAGTTATTTTGCTGGCGTAAATTAAGGATATTTATTTTGCTAAAGCAAAAAAATTCGGTCTGGTAGTTCAGTTGGTTAGAATGCCTGCCTGTCACGCAGGAGGTCGCGGGTTCGAGTCCCGTCCAGACCGCCACTTAAAAGATAACGAAACTTGATTTCGTTTTTTTTTATGTCCAAAAATTATATCGAATTGAAATATAAAAAAGCTTGGGGCTGCATGCTCCAAGCTTTTTCTATACCGAAATATATTGAAGAGTACCGCTTATTCATTTGTAAATAAATTAAAAGAATTTCCTTGCTTCATTACCCTGCCCTTTATTTCTCCAACACCTTCAATCGCAAGCGAACCAATATTTTCGACAGGTTCAGATTTTATGATTAAATTCAATTTATAAATGTCTTTAAGCCCATTTTTGCTATAGGCAATGACAGGCTGCTGCAGCAAATAATCTTCATTATTGATTCTTATCTTTAAGAAGTTGTTATGCAGCATCCGTTCCCCTAAAGTGATAATATTCATGGGATCAAAAGATCGGGCTGTGATTTCACCGAAAATGTTCAGCCGCACTCCCTTTTGTTCTTGAAATTTCTTGAATTCATTTTCCCTCTTTTCAAGAGCAAAATGAATGACGTCGTCTGGATCTAAGGAGATTTCTGCACCTTCACTGGGTGTATCTGAGTATTCTTCATCTGAGAGCAGTTTGAATATGTCGTATAAGGTACCCTTTCCACTTAAGAATTGGTCTTTCCAATCCGGGGAAAACTCATCCAGCAGTAAGCACATAAATAAGCCTGAACTATAGCAGCTTCTCCTTAAATTAGAAGTGGACTCATATATGTCTAATAAGGATTGGCCATATTTTTTCAGCACGGAACTGTATGATTTTGAACTTTTCTCTGAATAAGCCTTTAATTCTACATACCAGGCAGGTCCTTCTACTGTTTCAATTAAGGTTTCATATTCTAGATACTCATTTATTTTTGAGGCTCTTAGTTCCCTGAGTGCAATAAAAGAATTTAGATACTGTTTCTTTTTAACCTTGTCCTCTTCTATCAATGCGTTAAAGAGATTTATTCGTTCCCGATTCCTTAACTCGATATTTTCTTTTAATAAAGGATACGTGATGCCTTTCATTTCATCTGGAAACCTGTTTTCTCCTTTTAGATACTGGAATCCGTGAAATAACTCGTGAATGAGGATGGAATATATATCTTCATAACCTTCCACCAAGGATAGATCGACGATTGCTGTGGGATATTCTTCATACAGGATGAGTGTGCATCCGTTAAATTGTTCATTCCGTTTTATTACATGGTAATCTCTTTGATGATCCGTTTTGAATTTTGGATGATTGAATAAATAGACTTGGCTATGATCATATACCGCAAATGCAACCAGCTCAAAACCTGGCCAATACCTTTCTTTATTTGCCGCAGCAATGTCTTGGTAAAGTTGATTCTGAAAGTCTGACATCTGTTTTTAACCCCACCCCATAGTAGATTATTATATGTAATTCCATATTTGTAGATATATTTCCTCTTTGGCTGATTCATGACTTTGCCGGTGATTGGGCAGGATGCTTTTGCACTTCTCTTTAAAAAGTTGTAAACTACTGTTAGGTTAGTGTCCTTAGGATGGTTGATTCCTAGGGTTTTTCTTTTTTACTGATTTTGTTTGATATGAATTGAGGAGTTCATCATGAAGAAGTTTGAAATGAATTTATATAATACGGAAGAGACGCAAGGTTTTGCTGAGAATTTGGGCGCAAAGCTATGGGCGGGTGCCGTTCTTCTTTTGGAAGGAGACCTTGGAGCTGGAAAAACGACCTTCACCAAAGGTTTGGCAAAGGGTCTTGGCGTCAAAAGGACGGTCAATAGCCCCACTTTCACAATCATTAAAGAGTATCAGGGGAATCTGCCTTTATATCATATGGATGTATATCGGGTAAGCGATTCCGATGAAGACCTTGGCTTTGATGAATATTTTGAAGGTGAAGGTGTGACTGTAGTCGAGTGGGCACATTTAATCGATAGCCAGCTCCCATCTGAACGGCTGGAGATTTCTATTTTCCACCGGGGAGATAATGAACGCCGAATTGAAGTGGTTCCTGCTGGCGAACAGTATGAGCGTTTGTGCGAGGAGATTTTTAAATGAAAGTATTAGCGATCGATACATCTAATTACACATTAGGTCTTGCTTTAATGGAAGAGGACTTGGTGATTGGCGAATATATCACCACCGTGAAAAAGAACCACAGCATCCGTGTCATGCCTGCTATTGACATGCTGTTGAAGGATTGTGATGCGAAGCCTGCGGATCTTTCCAAAATTGTGGTGGCACTTGGACCAGGCTCATATACAGGTGTCAGAATCGGAATGACCATTGCGAAAACATTGGCATGGAGCTTGGATATTCCGATTTCAGGTGTCTCCAGTCTTGCATTCCTGGCAGCGTCCGGCAGGAATTTCGATGGCTTGATATGTCCTTTGTTCGATGCAAGGAGAGGGCAAGTATACACTGGGTTGTATGAGTTCCGAAATGGTGAATTGGAAGAAATACAAGAAGACTGCAATGTCATGCTGGTGGATTGGGTGCAATCCTTAAAGGAAATGGACAAGCCTGTTCTGTTTGTGGGGAATGATGTGCCGCTTCATCGGGAGAAAATCACAGAAATTCTTGGCGGCATGGCGCATTTTGCCGGCGTGACTCAGAACAATCCGCGTCCTTCTGAATTAGCTTTGTTGGGGATGAATGCTGAACCTGCAAATGTGCATACGATTGTTCCTAACTACGTTCGACTTGCGGAAGCAGAAGCAAAATGGCTGGAAGCACAAAAAGCAAAGGAATAAGGGATATGGAAAATATTAAAGACAGTGTTCTTTATCGTTTCATGGCGGTGGATGATCTTGAGGATGTTATGAAGGTGGAGCATGAATCGTTCACCATCCCATGGAGCAGGGAAGCATTTTATAATGAAATCGAAAATAATCAATTTGCATTTTATCTTGTAGCAGAGTTGGATGGCAGGATTGCGGGCTACTGCGGCGTTTGGCTCGTTTTGGATGAAGCTCATATCACCAATGTTGCCGTACTTCCTAATTTCCGCGGGAAAGGGATAGGCCTGACTCTAATGGAGAAAATGCTGAAGCTGGCGCAGGAACATGGCGCCAAAACGGCAACTCTGGAAGTCAGGGTGAGCAATCTGCCTGCACAGTCCATGTATCGAAAACTTGGATTCCAGGAAGGCGGGATCCGAAAGAGATACTATACGGATAATCAAGAGGATGCATTAATTATGTGGGTGACTATTAATGAATAAAGATACGATTGTACTTGGAATAGAAACAAGCTGCGATGAAACAGCCGCGGCCGTCATTAAGAATGGTACGGAAATCTTATCAAATGTTGTGGCTTCCCAAATCGAAAGCCATAAACGATTTGGCGGAGTGGTGCCGGAGATTGCATCACGCCACCACGTTGAGCAAATAACGATCGTGATTGAAGAAGCTTTGAAAGAAGCATCCGTCGGCTTCTCCGATATCGATGCGATTGCCGTAACAGAGGGACCGGGTCTTGTAGGGGCGCTGCTGGTCGGCGTCAATGCTGCAAAAGCACTTGCATTTGCGCATGGCATCCCATTGGTTGGGGTTCATCATATCGCGGGGCATATCTATGCGAACCGTCTGATTGCGGATATGAAATTCCCGCTGATTTCGCTAGTGGTCTCTGGCGGGCATACAGAACTAGTGTACATGAAGGAGCACGGCTCTTTTGAAGTAATCGGGGAGACGCGTGATGATGCAGCTGGTGAAGCCTACGATAAAGTGGCGCGGACATTGAACCTTCCATATCCGGGCGGCCCTCATATTGATCGTCTTGCACAAGAAGGACAGCCGACATTGAAGCTGCCCCGTGCATGGCTGGAGGAAGGATCCTATGACTTCAGCTTCAGCGGACTTAAATCAGCGGTTATCAATACCCTTCATAATGCGGAGCAGCGAGGCGAAACCATTGAGCCTCAGGATCTGGCTGCAAGCTTTCAGGAAAGCGTCATTGATGTCCTAGTGACGAAGACGCTCAAGGCTGTGGAGGAATACAAAGTCAATCAAGTCCTTCTTGCGGGCGGGGTAGCAGCCAATAAGGGATTAAGGAGCGCCCTTGAATCTGCTTTCGCGGAAATTAAGGACGTTGAGTTAATCATTCCGCCGCTCGCTTTATGTACGGATAATGCGGCGATGATCGCTGCCGCTGGTACGGTGCTGTTCGAAAAAGGCAACCGGGGCAATTATGCGATGAATGCCCATCCAGGACTGGATATCGAATCGATGTAGAAAATTTGATCCTCTTCCTTTTTTGGGAGGGGATTTTTTTAATTTTGATTAGAAAATTTCATATTTGAGGCATCCAAAATCCAATTAAGGTCTTCAGAGGGAGAAAAAAGTGCTGATTATACGGTTGGCTGGTCCTCCTCACAAGCCCTATGCGCGAAAAAAGCCCGTCTATGCGCCGCCGCTCGTCTTCTATGCGCCAAAAATCCCCGGCTATGCGCGGGACAGCAAAGGCTATGCGCGAAAATCACCATCCTATGCGCCAGTGCCAAGATTTTCGGTCAAAGCCTAACCCCGGCACCTACATAATAAAAAATCATCAACATTATTCGTCACGAACCGACAAAAGTCGGGGCGTGACAGGCACCTTCACCCCAGGCACCCGCACCTCCCCCTTTATTAAAATTAAATGTCATAATCACCATCCAAAGAAAATAGGATAGAATGGTAAAAGGATTTTTTAGAAATTTCAAAATAAACAATTGACATTCTTCTTTTTCCTTGTTAAGGTGTGTATTAACTTAATTGAATAGTTTTATCTCTTATCCAGAGAGGTGGAGGGGCTGGCCCTATGATACCTCAGCAACCATCAGATCGTCCTTGATCTGAAAAGGTGCTAATTCCTGCAGGATTGATTTCCTGAAAGATAAGAGGAGGAAGCTTTGTATACTCGCAGCCCTCTTCTTATTTGAAGAGGGCTTTTTGTTTTATCTAAAATTTTGAGGAGGTTTTACGAAATGACGGATGTAAAAAAAGAATTTGGATTGGAAACACTGCTGCTTCACGGTGGCCAGGAACCGGATGCTGTGACGGGATCGAGGGCAGTACCGATTTATCAAACGAGTTCCTATGTCTTTGAAAGTACCGAACATGCACAGAAGTTATTTTCTCTTCAAGAGTCAGGAAATATCTATACCCGGATCATGAATCCAACGACAGATGTGCTGGAAAAGAGGATTGCTTTGCTTGAAGGAGGGATAGGCGCATTGGCGGTCTCTTCCGGAATGGCGGCTATTACGTTTGCCATCCTCAATATTGCCGGTGCCGGCGATGAGATTGTGGCAGCGACAAACCTATATGGAGGAACGTATAACTTATTCGCCGTCACCCTTCCAAGGTACGGCATCAAGGTGAAATTCGTGGATTCAACGGATCCGGAAAATTTCCGCAGTGCCATTACAGAAAAGACGAAAGCAGTGTTTGCGGAAATCATCGGCAATCCAAGCCTGAATGTCCTAGATGTGGAACGGGTGGCCGAAATCGCACATGAAGCATCCATCCCATTGATTGTCGATAATACGTTTGCCACACCATATGTCTGCCAGCCGATTAAGTGGGGAGCAGATATCGTGGTCCATTCCGCAACAAAGTGGATTGGCGGACACGGCAACTCAATCGGAGGAGTCATTGTCGACGGCGGAAAATTTGACTGGAACCATCCGAAGTTCCCGGATTTCATTGAGCCGGATAAGAGCTACCACGGCATCCGCTACGCACAGGATGTAGGCCCGGCTGCTTATATCACAAAGGCAAGGGTTCAGCTCTTAAGGGATTTCGGTGCTTGTTTAAGTCCATTCAATTCATTCTTGCTCCTGCAGGGACTTGAAACCCTTCATTTAAGGATCAAGGAGCATAACAGGAATGCAGAAAAAATCGCCCAATACTTGGAGGAGCATGACGCCGTGGCATGGGTTTCGCATCCAAGCCTTGAGACGCACCAATCCCATGATCTTGCAAAAAAATATTTGAAAGACGGCTATGGTGCCATCGTGAATTTTGGCATCAAAGGCGGAAGGGACGCGGGCAGGACATTCATTGATAACGTTCAGCTCTGGTCCCATTTAGCGAACGTCGGGGATGCAAAGTCACTGGTCATCCATCCAGCTTCAACGACCCACCTTCAATTGGATGCCGAGGAACTGAAATCAACGGGTGTGACAGAAGATTTAATTCGCTTGTCCGTCGGGATAGAGACGGTTGAGGATTTGATTGCGGACTTGAATCAGGCATTACTGATTGGGTCAGGGAAAGCCAGTGCCGTATAAAGCAGAAACCGGGATTGTCACACTCGATTCTATCAAACTGGAATCAGGATCCATCCTCCATCAGGTGGAGGTTGCGTTTGAATGGGCAGGAAATAGTGAGAAGCCAGCCATATTGATTTGCCATGCCTTAACAGGGAATCACCGCGCAGTCGGGAGTGAAGAAGAGCCTGGCTGGTGGGCTGGGTTGATCGGCCAGGGAGGTTTCATCGATACAAGGGATTGGCAGATAATCACGATGAATGTACTTGGCGGCTGCGACGGAACAACCGGTCCGGCAAGTGAGCGGCCCGGGGTGGGAACGCTGTACCAGACTGATTTTCCCCTGATTACAATAAGAGATATGGTCACAGTGCAGTATGAAGCACTGAAAAAGTTGGGCATCCGCCATCTTCACGCTGTCATAGGAGGTTCACTAGGTGGAATGCAGACCTTGGAGTTCGGCATCATGCATCCTGATTTTATGAATCTCATAATCCCGCTGGCGGTAACACCAGCCCTATCAGACTATGGGATCGCGTTTAACGCAATTGGCAGGAAAGCCATCTATGACGACCCCCTCTGGAAGAATGGAAAATATGACGTGACTGCCCCACCTCTGAACGGATTGATCACAGCAAGAATGATCGGGATGGTGACCTATCGTTCCAGGGATGCCTTTAATGAACGGTCCAAGAGAAGGCGAATCCAAGAAGAAAGCGGGATTGGCAACCTGGAATATGACGTGGAAAGCTACCTGCATTACCAGGGAGAGAAATTGACGAGACGATTTGATGCAAACAGCTATATTTATTTACTGAAAGCCATGGACTCCCATGATATCGGGAGGAAGCGGGGCGGGATTGAAAACGCCTTGAGTAAGATTAAAGCAGAAACGTTGCTCATTGCTTTTCAGGACGATCTTTTGTATCCACCGGAGGTCATGAAAGATGCTGCCGAACGGCTCCAAGGGATGGGCACTCCCGCTGATTTTATAGAGATTGAAACAAAATACGGTCATGATGGGTTCCTCGTTGAATTCGAGAAATGGGGACCTATCATAAAGGAGAGATTGGATGCCGATTAATGTGGTACTGCTCGGTTTTGGGACTGTTGGAGAAAGTGTCTACCGCACCATTGCTTCCCATCAGGATGGTTTAAGAAACATATTGGGAACGGATATAGTGGTGAAGGGGGTCCTTGTGAAGGATGCCCGCAAATCTCGGAATATAGCGAGTGATGTTCTTGTCACGACAGATTTTAAGAAATTGCTGGAGCTTCCGAACATCCACGCTGCCATTGAAGCAATTGTTGGAGTGGAACCTGCATTTACGTATGGGAAGCAATTCTTAAATGCCGGCATTCCGGTCATAACGGCCAATAAAGAAATGGCTGCTCATAAAGGAGGAAAACTGCGGAAGGAAGCAGAAGCGAATGGAACAGAATTTCATTTTGAAGCAGCAGTTGCAGGCGGCATCCCTATCATTGCCGTCCTTAAGCAATTATTGCATGCCAACCGCATTTCAAAAATCGAAGGGATTTTGAATGGAACCTCTAATTTTATCTTATCCACCATGCGGGAAGAGGGCATTTCCTTTGCTGAAGCGCTTGAGAGGGCACAGCGAAATGGCTACGCTGAAGCGGATCCATCAAATGATATCCTTGGGAAAGACTCCTTTTACAAATTGATGATCCTTAGTGAGCTCGTATTTGGAAAACAGCCAGAGTGGGATGAGGTAGACTGCACAGGAATCAACGAGCTTGTGCTAAACGATCTCGAGGAGGCAGGAGCAGGTGGAAAACGAATTAAATTGGTTGCTTCCATTGGAAAAGATGAAAACGGAAATCTCACAGCAGCTGTTGAACCTCACTCATTAGATGAAAATCACCCTTTATATCATGTAGAAGGTGTGGATAATGGAATTGTTGTTCATACTGACCTGTTGGGAAGGCTGTTTCTTCAAGGGCCGGGAGCAGGTGGACCTCCAACTGCCAGCGCCATACTGGAAGATTTGACGCAGCATTTTCGAAGTAAGCCATATCAAAAACCGTTCGTGGAGACATCCAAGGTCAGGGCAATCCGTTAAAACAGAACAAATGTTTTGTGCACATGTTGTGCATAAGTTGTAGATAAATGTCGTTTTGATGTGTAAAACTATCAACAATACCCTGTGGATAACCACTCATTTCTGTGGATTACACGAAGGTGTCTTGTGGACAGTGTGGAAAAACTCTGTGAATAACGTTAAAACCAACGTTTCTCTGTGTACAATTTTGTTGATAATTGTAGAATAACCTGTGAAAAAAAGATGATGGCACGACACTCGCCATCATCTTTTATATTCTACGCTTGCAATAATTCTTCAAGTTCAGCCCATTCTTCCATCAACGATTCGATTTCTGCTTTGGAAGATTGGATGATTTCGTTGTATTCCATTACTTTTTCGTGGTCCTGAAAGACTTCGGGATCGCAAAGGAGCTCTTCTTTTTCCGCCACAATGGCCTCAAGCTCTTCCATCTTTTCTTCAATTTCTTCAATTCTTCTTTTACGCTGACGCTCCAGCTTTTTGGCTTCTTTATCTTTTAAGAAGCTTTGTTTATCAGTGGAGGATTCCTGTGCAGTGGAAGCTGCTGAAGGGGACTGATTGTTCTCCCATTCTGCCAGCTCGATCATTTCGTTCTTTTTCTCAATGAAATAATCGTAGTCTCCGAGGTATTCCTGTGCACCGTCTTCGGAAAGCTCCACAACCTTTGTGGCAATCCGGTTGATAAAATAGCGGTCATGGGAAACAAATAAAATAGTACCCGGATAGTCAATCAAAGAGTTCTCCAATACTTCCTTGCTGTCGAGATCCAAGTGGTTCGTCGGCTCATCAAGGATCAAGAAATTGCAGCGCTGCATCATGAGCTTTGAAAGGGCGAGACGGGCTTTTTCACCGCCGCTCAGTGCATGGACAGGCTTTAAGACGTCATCTCCGGAAAAGAGGAAATTGCCGAGCACCGTTCGAATTTCCTTCTCCGTTTTCATCGGATATTCATCCCATAGTTCGCTGAGCACCGTTTTATTGGAAGAAAGCTCTGCCTGTTCCTGGTCGTAGTAGCCAAGGGAAACGTTGGTGCCAAGATGGATATTTCCTCTGAGAAGGGGAAGCCTTTCAACAATCGTTTTTAATAGGGTGGATTTGCCGATTCCATTTGGTCCGACAAGGGCAATGCTTTCGCCTTTTGTGATGCGGACATTGATGCCATTCGATACGGCCTGTCCATTGTATCCAACAGAACCATCCGTGACTTGTAGCACTTCATTGCCGCTCTGCCTCTCAATGTCAAAATGGAAGCTCGCGGATTTTTCATCGCCAAGCGGCTTATCCATCAATTCCATCCGATCTAATTGCTTCCGCCTGCTTTGCGCCCGCTTTGTTGTCGAAGCACGTGCGAGATTCTTTTGGATGAAATCCTGAAGCTTTGCGACTTCTTCCTGCTGTTTCTCATACTGCTTCATGTTCCGTTCGTACTCGTCAGCCTTTTGATCCAGGTAGGAACTATAGTTGCCTTTATATTTGCTGATTTTCTTTCTGGAGACTTCATACACTTGATTCACGACTTTATCCAGGAAGTAGCGGTCATGGGAAACGATCAGGACGGCACCCGGATAGCCTTGAAGGTATTGCTCCAGCCAGGACAGCGTATCGATATCCAAGTGATTGGTCGGCTCATCCAGGATGAGAATATCCGGTTTCGTCAATAGCAGCTTTCCAAGTGCAAGACGGGTCTTCTGTCCTCCGCTGAGCGCGGAGATTTTCGTGTCGTAGTCAAAGGATGCGAAGTTCAGCCCATGCAGGACGGAGCGGATGTCCGCTTCGAACTGATAGCCGCCTTGATCCTTGAATTTGACTTGCAGCTGGTCATATTCCTTCAGAAGACGGCTGTATCTTTCCTCGTCTTCATAGATGGAGGGGTCTGCCATGCTTTGTTCGATTGAACGCAGTTCCTTTTCCATCTCCTGCAGATCTTTGAAGACCAAAAGCATTTCTTCCCAGATGGACAGCGACGATTCGAGTCCGGTGTTCTGTGCGAGATAGCCGATGGAGACTTCCTTTGGCTTCATGATCTCGCCTGAATCGTGGGACATATGCCCTGCGATGATTTTTAAGAGAGTCGATTTCCCTGCACCGTTTCTTCCAACGAGGGCAATGCGGTCTCTTGTTTGTACTTCGAGCTTTATATTCGATAAAATAAGTTCAGCGCCAAATAATTTTGTAAGCTGATGAACTTGCAGTAGTATCATTTTTCTTCACCTCTATGAATGCCGGGAACTCTATTATTACTAGGTTCCATTAGAACAAGTTTATCGTACTTCAGGCACTTTCGGCAATATAAGTGGATATGCAACATGCAACAGACAATAGAGGAAAAATAGTGTATCATGAACAAAGAGGTGTCAGCTTATGAAGGACTTTACTCATTTTAATGAAGAAGGCAGGGCGAGAATGGTGGATGTCAGCAATAAGCCGGATACAACGCGGACGGCTGTCGCACTTTCTTCCATCACTGTCAATCAGGATGTCTACAGACAGATACAGAACAACGAGAATAAAAAAGGCGATGTCCTCGGAGTGGCCCAGGTAGCTGGAATCATGGCTGCCAAGAAAACATGGGACATCATCCCGATGTGCCATCCCATTCCATTGAAAGGGATCGATATCTCATTTAGATGGAAAGAAGCAGGGGAAGACCATCAGCTCGAAATCACCGTTTCCGTCAAAACGAAGGGAAGCACCGGGGTGGAAATGGAAGCGTTAACAGCAGCATCCGTCACTGCACTGACGATTTACGATATGTGCAAAGCGGTCGATAAAGGCATGGTGATCGGACCTACCCAGTTGCTTGAGAAGACCGGGGGAGTTTCGAGCCCCGATTATAAGCGATTGATTGAAGAATAAGGACTTAACGTTTTAGGGGTTGAATTTATGACGCAGGAGTTAACTAAAATACCACAAGCAACAGCAAAGCGTTTGCCATTATATTATCGTTTTTTGAAAAACTTGCATTCTTCGGGGAAACAGAGGGTGTCCTCTGCTGAACTGAGCGAAGCGGTCAAAGTGGATTCCGCAACGATCCGCCGGGATTTTTCCTACTTTGGAGCGTTGGGTAAAAAGGGATATGGCTATAATGTGAATTACTTGCTCTCGTTTTTCAGCAAAACCCTTGATCAGGATGAATTGACCAAGGTTGCGCTGATCGGTGTCGGTAATTTAGGAACCGCATTTCTTCATTATAACTTTCTTAAAAATAACAATACCAAGATCGAGATGGCTTTTGATATCGATGATGAAAAAATCGGTTCTTCCATTGGGGAGGTCCCCATCTACAGTTTGAAGAATTTAGAAGAGAAGCTTGCCGATTCCGGGATTACCGTTGCGATCCTGACGGTACCGGCGCAAGTGGCTCAGAGCATCACGGATCATCTTGTCCAGGCCAATGTGAAGGGGATTTTGAATTTCACCCCGGCAAGGCTGAATGTCCCGAACTCCATCCGGGTCCATCACATTGATCTCGCGGTGGAGCTGCAGTCATTGGTTTATTTCCTGAAGCATTATCCAATGGATGAAACAGATTTGTCACAGGAAGAAAGTAAAACGGAATAGCCATTACAAATTATTTCCGTTATGATGTTAATAAAAGGGAGGTGTGCGCAATGGTAGGTGTAGGTAGTATGATTGTTATCGTATTTGTAGCATTGCTCATTTTTGGGCCGAAGAAGTTGCCTGAACTTGGAAAAGCTGCTGGAAATACATTGCGCGAATTCAAAAACGCAACAAAAGGCTTGGCTGACGACGATGAAGATGTTAAAAAAGACAGCTCAAAGCAATGATAGGATGATTTGGCAATGAACCAAAGAGATATGACGATTTTTGAACATATAGGCGAATTGAGAAAACGGCTCATCATTGTAGTCGTTTTCTTCTTCGTTGCTATCGTGGCAAGCTTCTTCATTTCCCAGCCGCTGATCCGTTTTCTGCAGCATGCGGATGAAGCAAGCCAGCTGACGATGAACGCTTTTCGCATAACAGATCCATTCAAAGTATATATGGAAATGATTTTTTTCTTAGCGGTGATCCTGACGTCTCCTGTGATCCTTTATCAATTATGGGCGTTTATCAGCCCGGGGTTGTATGAACGGGAACGTAAAGTGACACTCAGCTACATACCGTTTTCCGTCATCCTGTTCTTGGGAGGGCTGGCGTTTTCCTACTTCATCCTTTTCCCGAACATCATCAAGTTCATGATGAATTTGTCAGGGGATATGGAGATCCAGC from Falsibacillus pallidus includes:
- a CDS encoding ABC-F family ATP-binding cassette domain-containing protein yields the protein MILLQVHQLTKLFGAELILSNIKLEVQTRDRIALVGRNGAGKSTLLKIIAGHMSHDSGEIMKPKEVSIGYLAQNTGLESSLSIWEEMLLVFKDLQEMEKELRSIEQSMADPSIYEDEERYSRLLKEYDQLQVKFKDQGGYQFEADIRSVLHGLNFASFDYDTKISALSGGQKTRLALGKLLLTKPDILILDEPTNHLDIDTLSWLEQYLQGYPGAVLIVSHDRYFLDKVVNQVYEVSRKKISKYKGNYSSYLDQKADEYERNMKQYEKQQEEVAKLQDFIQKNLARASTTKRAQSRRKQLDRMELMDKPLGDEKSASFHFDIERQSGNEVLQVTDGSVGYNGQAVSNGINVRITKGESIALVGPNGIGKSTLLKTIVERLPLLRGNIHLGTNVSLGYYDQEQAELSSNKTVLSELWDEYPMKTEKEIRTVLGNFLFSGDDVLKPVHALSGGEKARLALSKLMMQRCNFLILDEPTNHLDLDSKEVLENSLIDYPGTILFVSHDRYFINRIATKVVELSEDGAQEYLGDYDYFIEKKNEMIELAEWENNQSPSAASTAQESSTDKQSFLKDKEAKKLERQRKRRIEEIEEKMEELEAIVAEKEELLCDPEVFQDHEKVMEYNEIIQSSKAEIESLMEEWAELEELLQA
- the moaC gene encoding cyclic pyranopterin monophosphate synthase MoaC; protein product: MKDFTHFNEEGRARMVDVSNKPDTTRTAVALSSITVNQDVYRQIQNNENKKGDVLGVAQVAGIMAAKKTWDIIPMCHPIPLKGIDISFRWKEAGEDHQLEITVSVKTKGSTGVEMEALTAASVTALTIYDMCKAVDKGMVIGPTQLLEKTGGVSSPDYKRLIEE
- a CDS encoding redox-sensing transcriptional repressor Rex, yielding MTQELTKIPQATAKRLPLYYRFLKNLHSSGKQRVSSAELSEAVKVDSATIRRDFSYFGALGKKGYGYNVNYLLSFFSKTLDQDELTKVALIGVGNLGTAFLHYNFLKNNNTKIEMAFDIDDEKIGSSIGEVPIYSLKNLEEKLADSGITVAILTVPAQVAQSITDHLVQANVKGILNFTPARLNVPNSIRVHHIDLAVELQSLVYFLKHYPMDETDLSQEESKTE
- a CDS encoding twin-arginine translocase TatA/TatE family subunit; protein product: MVGVGSMIVIVFVALLIFGPKKLPELGKAAGNTLREFKNATKGLADDDEDVKKDSSKQ
- the tatC gene encoding twin-arginine translocase subunit TatC; translation: MNQRDMTIFEHIGELRKRLIIVVVFFFVAIVASFFISQPLIRFLQHADEASQLTMNAFRITDPFKVYMEMIFFLAVILTSPVILYQLWAFISPGLYERERKVTLSYIPFSVILFLGGLAFSYFILFPNIIKFMMNLSGDMEIQQVIGINEYFQFLFQITVPFGFLFQLPVVMLFLTRLGIVTPMFLGKIRKYAYFVLLVIAAIITPPDIVSHMMVTVPLLILYEISIAIARIGYRKSLEAEKLLEQEESSEEE